The following are encoded in a window of Nibricoccus aquaticus genomic DNA:
- a CDS encoding peptide chain release factor family protein yields the protein MEKKRGQMELPTQIQDKLDALGVLPGDITERFVRGSGPGGQKINKTSSTVHLRHEPTGVEVRVQRERSQAANRELAWAELCEKLLERLKSAERERQQAMAKAKRKNRPKSRRQKAIQVAGKRQRAGVKGLRGKVSDE from the coding sequence GTGGAGAAAAAACGCGGGCAGATGGAGTTACCAACCCAAATTCAAGACAAGCTCGATGCGCTGGGCGTGCTGCCGGGCGACATCACGGAGCGGTTTGTGCGCGGGTCGGGGCCGGGCGGGCAGAAAATCAACAAGACGTCGTCCACGGTGCATCTGCGTCATGAGCCGACGGGTGTGGAAGTGCGCGTGCAGCGGGAGCGTTCACAGGCGGCGAATCGGGAGCTGGCGTGGGCGGAATTGTGCGAGAAATTATTGGAGCGGCTGAAATCGGCGGAGCGGGAACGCCAGCAGGCGATGGCGAAGGCGAAGCGGAAGAACCGGCCGAAGAGCCGGAGACAGAAGGCGATTCAAGTGGCGGGGAAGCGGCAGCGCGCGGGCGTGAAAGGGCTGCGGGGGAAAGTGAGCGATGAATAA